A region from the Chloroflexota bacterium genome encodes:
- a CDS encoding aldolase/citrate lyase family protein, with product MRFPNPVLATLRRGEVSIGSWLNLASPLAAEVMAVGGCEWLVIDAEHAPWDLGMITEGLRAIESQDCVPLVRPWTNDPACFGQILDAGAIGLVVPHVSTVEQAEAIAEAVRYPPRGHRSSGTSRATIDRAWTAQANDNLIICPQIEDLEGVANTQAIMEVDGMDVAYIGPSDLALSMGLTSADMFTNADHADAIARILAGAQAAGKPAGLPAPNVERAQQLIAQGFTMIDYSSDYRILQAALAEQLAAVRA from the coding sequence GTGAGGTTTCCGAATCCGGTCTTGGCCACGCTGCGCCGAGGCGAAGTGTCCATTGGCTCCTGGCTGAACCTGGCGTCGCCCCTGGCTGCCGAGGTGATGGCGGTGGGCGGCTGTGAGTGGCTGGTGATCGACGCCGAGCATGCGCCCTGGGACCTGGGGATGATCACGGAAGGGCTACGGGCCATCGAGTCGCAGGATTGCGTGCCTCTCGTGCGTCCCTGGACCAACGATCCGGCCTGCTTCGGGCAGATCCTGGACGCCGGCGCCATTGGGCTGGTCGTCCCGCACGTGAGCACGGTCGAGCAGGCCGAGGCCATTGCCGAAGCCGTGCGCTATCCGCCCCGCGGGCATCGCTCGTCCGGCACCTCGCGCGCCACCATCGACCGCGCCTGGACCGCGCAGGCCAACGACAACCTGATCATCTGCCCCCAGATCGAGGACCTGGAGGGCGTGGCCAACACTCAGGCGATCATGGAAGTCGACGGCATGGACGTGGCCTATATCGGGCCGTCCGACCTGGCGCTCTCCATGGGGCTCACCAGCGCCGACATGTTCACGAACGCCGACCACGCGGACGCCATTGCCAGGATCCTGGCCGGGGCGCAGGCCGCCGGCAAGCCCGCCGGACTGCCGGCGCCGAACGTGGAACGGGCGCAACAGCTCATCGCGCAGGGATTCACGATGATCGACTACTCGAGCGACTACCGCATCTTGCAGGCCGCTCTGGCTGAGCAACTCGCCGCG